One stretch of Fusobacteriaceae bacterium DNA includes these proteins:
- the ispH gene encoding 4-hydroxy-3-methylbut-2-enyl diphosphate reductase, with product MEIVRSEHLGLCFGVATAIKKCYGAVTHEGSGKNIYILGMLVHNEHVVKKMADLGLKTIEEEDVLSGAVTLAPDDVVIIRAHGTTKEIYNILEQNRVKIYDTTCGFVSNVRNILIEMESQGYDTLFIGDKNHPEVSGIVSFGERINIFKDLDELRNADLDPAKKYAVLTQTTLNKKNFLEIEKFLKNHFPNVKIFDRICGATQIRQVAAEELAGKVDIMVVVGGKNSSNTRKLYDICKAINPRSYFVQDEGDILPSWFRPPDVVGITAGASTPEEIIVSIENKIKGDLRMATNDNYEEFETLLQDYLPTDETQKIRVTGTVSQKDRNFVYLDVPGQRTSVRIKADELEGYEKGDEVEVLLIGETEDGDFLIGSRRRILMEESNQSIDKSFETKDPIVIKILKRVKGGYIAQHGEIQGFLPNSLSGIGKDEEAAAEGKEFDVIVKDITAQKGPRGRKVTFSRKDLLNKVTDEEFAKLAVGDIVSCVITKVLDFGLSVAIGALHGFIHISEVSWKKLDKLSDRYKAGDEIQAKILSLDPEKKNIKLSIRETEKNPWELFAETYEVGQDVDGIVTRIMHYGVFVQVIEGVEGLVHISDFTWNKKRINLEDYVKVGDAVKVRILDFDGTGRRLKLGIKQLSDDPWLSVEDKYKVGTVLKGRVAGIKPFGLFAEIEPGIDVFVHQSDYQWQDESKKKFAKGDEVEFVITELNLADKKIKASIKNLTKSPWEEAMDVLKVGQTVEKEIKTVMDFGLFINLVKGVDGFIPVQLVSRDFIKDIREKFKEGQTVKAQIVDIDREKQRVKLSIKKIEIEEEKRENQELLDKYGTSGGEEE from the coding sequence ATGGAAATCGTAAGGTCGGAACATTTGGGGCTCTGCTTCGGGGTCGCGACGGCCATCAAAAAGTGCTATGGCGCGGTGACTCACGAGGGGAGCGGGAAAAATATCTATATCTTGGGCATGCTGGTCCATAACGAGCACGTCGTGAAAAAAATGGCGGATCTGGGCCTGAAGACCATAGAGGAAGAAGACGTCCTCTCGGGGGCCGTGACCCTCGCGCCTGACGATGTGGTCATTATCCGGGCCCACGGGACCACAAAAGAAATTTATAACATTTTGGAGCAAAACAGAGTCAAAATATATGACACTACGTGCGGTTTTGTCTCAAACGTACGCAATATCCTGATTGAGATGGAGTCACAGGGTTATGACACCCTGTTTATCGGCGACAAAAATCACCCCGAGGTATCGGGGATTGTCTCTTTCGGGGAACGGATCAACATTTTCAAGGATCTTGACGAGCTCAGAAACGCCGATCTCGATCCCGCGAAAAAATACGCGGTCCTGACCCAGACGACGCTCAACAAAAAGAATTTTCTGGAAATTGAAAAATTTTTAAAAAATCATTTCCCAAATGTCAAAATATTTGATAGAATATGTGGGGCAACACAAATAAGGCAGGTCGCAGCTGAGGAGCTCGCCGGAAAAGTCGATATTATGGTGGTTGTAGGCGGTAAAAACAGCTCAAACACGCGTAAATTGTACGATATCTGCAAGGCGATCAACCCGCGCAGCTACTTCGTGCAGGACGAAGGCGACATCCTGCCCTCCTGGTTCCGCCCGCCGGATGTGGTGGGCATTACCGCTGGAGCTTCAACACCGGAAGAAATTATTGTCAGCATAGAAAATAAAATCAAGGGGGACCTTAGAATGGCCACAAATGACAACTATGAAGAATTTGAAACATTACTGCAGGACTACTTACCGACCGACGAGACGCAAAAGATCAGGGTAACGGGAACCGTTTCACAAAAAGACAGAAACTTCGTTTACCTTGATGTTCCCGGTCAGCGCACGAGCGTCCGGATCAAAGCCGACGAGCTGGAAGGCTATGAGAAGGGCGACGAAGTGGAAGTCCTGCTGATAGGAGAAACCGAGGACGGAGATTTCCTGATCGGCTCCAGAAGAAGAATCCTGATGGAGGAGAGCAACCAGAGCATCGACAAGTCCTTTGAGACCAAAGATCCCATCGTGATAAAGATCCTCAAACGCGTAAAAGGCGGCTATATCGCCCAGCACGGCGAGATTCAGGGCTTTTTGCCCAATTCGCTCTCGGGCATCGGCAAGGACGAGGAAGCCGCGGCCGAAGGCAAAGAATTTGATGTGATCGTGAAAGACATCACGGCCCAGAAGGGGCCCAGAGGACGGAAAGTAACCTTTTCACGCAAGGATCTCCTGAACAAGGTCACCGACGAGGAATTTGCCAAACTGGCCGTCGGCGACATCGTAAGCTGTGTGATTACAAAAGTGCTTGATTTCGGCCTTTCAGTCGCGATCGGGGCGCTTCACGGCTTTATTCATATCTCGGAAGTTTCCTGGAAGAAGCTCGACAAGCTCTCGGACCGATACAAGGCGGGCGATGAGATCCAGGCGAAAATCCTTTCCCTCGATCCCGAGAAAAAGAACATCAAGCTCTCGATCCGGGAAACGGAAAAAAATCCCTGGGAGCTGTTCGCGGAGACCTACGAGGTCGGCCAGGACGTCGACGGGATCGTTACCCGCATCATGCACTACGGCGTCTTTGTGCAGGTTATTGAAGGCGTGGAGGGTCTTGTCCACATTTCGGACTTCACCTGGAACAAAAAGCGGATCAACCTTGAGGATTACGTCAAAGTCGGCGACGCGGTCAAAGTGCGGATCCTCGATTTTGACGGAACAGGCAGACGGCTGAAGCTGGGCATCAAGCAGCTCAGCGACGATCCCTGGTTGTCGGTGGAAGACAAATATAAAGTCGGAACCGTCCTCAAAGGGCGCGTGGCCGGCATTAAACCCTTCGGTCTCTTCGCGGAGATCGAGCCCGGCATAGACGTTTTCGTTCATCAGTCCGACTATCAGTGGCAGGACGAGAGCAAAAAGAAATTCGCCAAAGGAGACGAGGTGGAATTTGTCATCACGGAGCTCAACCTTGCCGACAAGAAAATCAAGGCCAGCATCAAGAACCTCACGAAGAGTCCCTGGGAAGAGGCCATGGATGTGCTGAAAGTAGGCCAGACCGTCGAGAAGGAAATCAAGACCGTCATGGACTTCGGGCTTTTCATCAACCTCGTGAAGGGCGTGGACGGCTTCATCCCCGTACAGCTCGTTTCCCGCGACTTCATCAAAGACATCCGGGAGAAATTCAAAGAAGGCCAGACCGTCAAGGCTCAGATCGTCGACATTGACAGAGAAAAGCAGCGCGTAAAACTCTCGATCAAGAAAATCGAAATCGAAGAGGAAAAAAGAGAAAATCAGGAATTGCTGGACAAATACGGAACATCAGGCGGCGAAGAAGAATAA
- a CDS encoding HPr family phosphocarrier protein — protein sequence MKTRTVVIQNKAGMHARPASLFVQLITNYQSEIKVRCKDEEVNGRSIMGLMLLAAEQGRELELIADGPDEESMLEALTDLIEVKKFNEE from the coding sequence ATGAAGACAAGAACCGTTGTGATCCAAAACAAGGCGGGTATGCACGCAAGGCCCGCGTCGCTCTTTGTCCAGCTCATCACGAACTACCAGTCGGAGATCAAGGTCCGCTGCAAGGACGAGGAAGTCAACGGCAGGAGCATCATGGGACTCATGTTGCTGGCGGCCGAGCAGGGGCGCGAGCTGGAACTCATCGCCGACGGGCCCGACGAGGAAAGCATGCTGGAGGCGTTGACCGATCTGATCGAAGTCAAAAAATTCAACGAGGAGTGA
- a CDS encoding glutamine synthetase III — protein MNTMLDLFGVDYFSELELKSRVPGPVFKKFKAVQVGKEELSLEVADVIANAVKNWATERGATHFTHWFQPLTDLTAEKHESFVTANPDGTVLSQFSGKEIIKGETDASSFPSGGLRATFEARGNTIWDTNSPMFIRGAGTARTLYIPTAFIGYNGEALDKKVPLLRAAQALNTQALRVQRLLGDTETSRVDVTLGCEQEYFLIDKAFYDRRQDIALAGRTLFGSLPPKGQELSDHYYGTIKDRVKTFMGELDQELWKIGLIAKTEHNEVAPNQFELALMFSTVNVAVDQNHLVMDTIKKVATRHGLAALLHEKPFEEINGSGKHCNWSLATDTGVNLLDPDTLTKDNLQYFLYITAVIEGVDRYADILRSTTATPGNDHRLGGHEAPPAIISIFLGDPLTNLLENVEHFESAKGGEETISVGALIPKFEKNFSDRNRTSPFAYTGNKFEFRMPGSSAAVSTPMFVIATIVADILKEYADILEKVKGPIKPAIIKLVKEHYAKHKRIVFNGNGYDEAWVKEAKKRKLSNLANTVEALPVYTRKDTVELFERHKVLTGAELKSRYEVYVERYDKQSNIDLSIAIRMAKNEIYPSVVKYVTKISKMIVTVAQALGDAKYLKYDKEHLEKVLKLKTALKDTISDLSKGLEKADGTEDTYKRALVYRDELFPIYDKMRGIVDQLELLVDKSDWSIPTYYDLLFKL, from the coding sequence ATGAACACGATGTTGGACTTGTTTGGCGTGGACTATTTTTCCGAGCTGGAGCTGAAAAGCCGCGTGCCCGGACCTGTTTTCAAGAAATTCAAAGCGGTGCAGGTCGGGAAGGAAGAATTGTCCCTGGAAGTAGCGGATGTAATCGCCAACGCGGTAAAAAACTGGGCCACCGAGAGGGGCGCCACCCATTTTACCCACTGGTTTCAGCCGCTGACGGACCTGACGGCGGAAAAGCATGAATCCTTTGTGACGGCCAATCCCGACGGGACCGTATTGTCCCAGTTTTCCGGAAAAGAAATCATCAAAGGGGAAACGGACGCGTCTTCTTTTCCGAGCGGAGGCCTGCGGGCGACGTTTGAAGCGAGAGGAAACACAATCTGGGATACGAATTCCCCGATGTTTATCCGGGGCGCGGGGACCGCGAGGACCCTTTATATCCCGACGGCCTTTATCGGCTACAACGGCGAGGCCCTCGACAAGAAAGTGCCGCTGTTGAGAGCCGCCCAGGCCCTGAACACGCAGGCGCTCCGGGTGCAGAGACTCCTTGGGGATACGGAAACGAGCCGGGTTGACGTGACGCTGGGTTGCGAGCAGGAATACTTCCTGATCGACAAGGCCTTTTATGACAGACGGCAGGACATCGCTCTGGCAGGTCGGACTTTATTCGGAAGCCTTCCGCCCAAGGGCCAGGAACTGAGCGATCACTATTACGGGACCATCAAGGACAGAGTCAAGACCTTCATGGGCGAACTGGACCAAGAACTCTGGAAGATCGGACTTATCGCCAAGACGGAACACAACGAAGTTGCGCCGAATCAGTTTGAGCTGGCGCTGATGTTTTCCACGGTAAATGTCGCCGTAGACCAGAACCACCTCGTGATGGATACGATCAAGAAAGTCGCCACGAGACACGGTCTGGCCGCCCTTTTGCATGAAAAACCCTTTGAGGAGATCAACGGCTCCGGTAAGCACTGCAACTGGTCGCTGGCCACCGATACAGGCGTGAACCTCCTCGATCCCGATACGCTGACCAAGGACAATCTCCAGTACTTCCTGTACATCACGGCCGTCATCGAAGGCGTGGACCGCTACGCGGACATCCTTAGGAGTACGACCGCCACTCCCGGAAACGACCACAGACTGGGCGGACACGAAGCTCCGCCGGCCATCATTTCCATCTTCCTCGGGGATCCGCTGACGAATCTTCTCGAAAACGTCGAGCATTTCGAAAGCGCCAAGGGCGGAGAGGAAACGATCTCCGTGGGCGCGCTGATTCCCAAATTCGAAAAGAACTTCTCCGACAGAAACCGGACGTCCCCCTTCGCCTATACCGGCAACAAGTTTGAGTTCAGAATGCCCGGTTCCAGCGCGGCCGTATCGACCCCGATGTTTGTCATCGCGACCATCGTGGCCGACATCCTCAAAGAATACGCCGACATCCTCGAGAAGGTAAAGGGACCCATCAAACCCGCCATCATCAAGCTCGTCAAAGAACATTACGCGAAACACAAGAGAATCGTCTTCAACGGCAACGGCTACGACGAGGCTTGGGTCAAGGAAGCGAAGAAACGCAAGCTGTCCAACCTGGCCAATACCGTGGAGGCCCTCCCCGTATACACGAGAAAGGACACCGTGGAGCTTTTCGAGCGGCACAAGGTCCTGACCGGCGCTGAGCTCAAATCCCGTTACGAAGTCTATGTGGAACGCTATGACAAACAGTCCAACATCGATCTTTCCATCGCGATCCGCATGGCGAAAAACGAGATCTATCCCTCGGTCGTAAAATATGTGACGAAGATTTCCAAGATGATCGTCACGGTAGCCCAGGCCCTGGGAGACGCGAAATACCTGAAATATGACAAGGAGCACCTCGAAAAAGTCCTGAAGCTTAAGACGGCGCTCAAGGACACGATCAGCGACCTGAGCAAGGGACTCGAAAAGGCCGACGGCACCGAGGACACCTACAAACGGGCCCTCGTGTACCGGGACGAGCTGTTCCCCATTTACGACAAGATGCGCGGCATCGTGGATCAGCTGGAGCTTCTGGTGGACAAGAGCGACTGGTCCATCCCCACTTACTACGATCTGTTGTTCAAGCTGTAA
- the rpsJ gene encoding 30S ribosomal protein S10, which yields MASDKIRIYLKAYDHFLLDESAKKIAEVAKKSGADIAGPMPLPTNIKKYTVLRSVHVNKDSREQFEMRIHRRMIEINNSTQKTIPSLMAVNLPAGVGIEIKQI from the coding sequence GTGGCGTCTGATAAAATAAGAATTTACTTGAAGGCTTACGATCATTTCCTCTTGGACGAATCCGCAAAGAAGATTGCTGAAGTGGCAAAAAAATCGGGGGCTGATATCGCGGGACCCATGCCCTTGCCGACAAACATCAAAAAGTACACGGTGTTGCGGTCTGTTCATGTGAACAAGGATTCCCGGGAGCAGTTCGAAATGCGTATTCACAGAAGAATGATCGAGATCAACAATTCCACACAGAAGACAATACCATCATTAATGGCAGTTAACTTACCAGCCGGTGTTGGAATAGAAATCAAGCAAATCTGA
- the rplC gene encoding 50S ribosomal protein L3 — protein MTGILAKKIGMTQIFENGKLVPVTVVEAGPNYILQKKTVESDGYTAIQLGFDEKKEKNTTKPILGIFKKAGVKPQRFVREMRVDSVDGFELGQEIKADVFTGVEYVDVVGTSKGKGTSGVMKRHGFSGNRASHGVSLNHRLGGSIGMSSTPSEVLKGKRMAGRHGNATVTVQNLKIVKIDADNNLILLKGAVPGSKNGYIVLKPAVKKIGQQG, from the coding sequence ATGACAGGAATTTTAGCGAAAAAAATCGGTATGACACAGATATTCGAAAACGGAAAGCTTGTTCCGGTTACGGTCGTAGAGGCGGGACCCAACTACATCCTGCAGAAAAAGACCGTGGAATCGGACGGCTATACGGCGATCCAGCTGGGTTTTGACGAAAAAAAGGAAAAAAACACGACAAAACCGATTCTGGGAATCTTTAAAAAGGCCGGGGTCAAGCCCCAGCGCTTTGTAAGAGAAATGCGGGTGGATTCTGTGGACGGCTTCGAACTGGGACAGGAGATCAAGGCGGATGTCTTTACGGGCGTCGAGTATGTTGACGTTGTCGGGACTTCCAAAGGTAAGGGAACCTCGGGCGTCATGAAGCGCCACGGCTTTTCCGGAAACCGGGCGTCCCACGGCGTATCCCTCAATCACAGACTGGGCGGATCCATCGGTATGTCTTCGACGCCGAGCGAGGTGCTCAAAGGAAAACGCATGGCCGGCCGGCACGGAAACGCGACGGTGACGGTGCAGAACCTCAAGATCGTCAAGATCGACGCGGACAACAACCTGATCCTGTTGAAGGGAGCGGTACCCGGCTCCAAAAACGGATATATCGTATTGAAACCCGCAGTGAAAAAAATCGGTCAGCAGGGGTAA
- the rplD gene encoding 50S ribosomal protein L4, whose amino-acid sequence MAVLTIYNIAGEQTGTVEAKDTVFGITPNKSVLHEVLVAELAASRSATASTKTRGEVRGGGRKPFKQKGTGRARQGTIRAPHMVGGGVVFGPNGRIYEKKVNKKVRRLALVSALSEKAANNQIVVLDGSVETPKTKTIINLTKKLDAPTKQLFVVDDLAEDKDYKLYMSARNLENAVVLQPNELGVYWLLKQDKVIMTKEALATLEEVLG is encoded by the coding sequence ATGGCAGTGTTAACGATATATAATATCGCCGGGGAACAGACCGGCACGGTGGAAGCGAAAGACACGGTATTCGGGATTACGCCCAACAAGTCGGTGCTGCATGAGGTGCTCGTAGCGGAACTGGCGGCCTCGAGATCCGCCACGGCCTCTACGAAGACGAGAGGCGAAGTTAGAGGCGGCGGCAGAAAGCCCTTCAAGCAGAAAGGCACGGGTCGCGCCCGGCAGGGAACGATCAGGGCGCCGCACATGGTAGGCGGCGGCGTTGTCTTCGGACCCAACGGCCGGATCTATGAAAAGAAAGTCAACAAAAAAGTAAGACGCCTGGCGCTGGTTTCGGCCCTGTCGGAAAAGGCGGCCAACAATCAGATCGTGGTTTTGGACGGATCCGTCGAGACCCCGAAAACCAAGACCATCATCAATCTGACGAAGAAACTGGACGCGCCCACAAAGCAGCTTTTCGTTGTGGACGACCTGGCGGAGGACAAGGACTACAAACTCTACATGTCCGCCCGGAACCTGGAAAACGCCGTCGTGCTGCAACCCAACGAACTGGGCGTGTACTGGCTGTTGAAACAGGACAAGGTCATCATGACGAAAGAGGCGCTCGCGACGTTAGAGGAGGTGCTCGGATAA
- the rplW gene encoding 50S ribosomal protein L23, translating to MTAYDIIKKPVVTEKSDMLKREYNKYTFEVNTKANKIEIKKAVEEIFKVKVVSVATTTKKPVTKRHGMKLYKTSPIKKAIVKLADGNSIEALK from the coding sequence ATGACAGCTTATGATATCATCAAAAAACCCGTAGTAACGGAAAAGAGCGACATGCTCAAAAGAGAATACAACAAGTATACATTTGAAGTGAACACCAAGGCAAACAAAATCGAGATCAAGAAAGCGGTCGAGGAGATCTTCAAAGTGAAAGTCGTATCCGTGGCGACGACGACGAAAAAGCCCGTCACCAAGCGGCACGGCATGAAACTCTACAAGACGTCTCCGATCAAGAAGGCCATCGTGAAGCTGGCCGACGGCAACAGCATCGAGGCGCTCAAATAG
- the rplB gene encoding 50S ribosomal protein L2, giving the protein MAIRKMKPMTNGTRGMSRLVNRELDDVRPEKTLTVPLKSSWGRDNYGHRTTRDRQKGHKRLYRIIDFKRNKFDIPAKVATIEYDPNRTANIALLHYADGEKRYILAPKGLKQGDTVLSGTKAEIKPGNALKIKDMPVGVQIHNLELQKGKGGQLVRSAGVAARLVAKDGTYCHVELPSGELRLIHGECMATIGEVGNSEHSLVEIGKAGRNRHMGRRPHVRGAVMNPVDHPHGGGEGKNPVGRKSPLTPWGKPAHGVKTRGKKTTDKFIVRRKNEK; this is encoded by the coding sequence ATGGCAATCAGAAAAATGAAACCCATGACCAACGGGACAAGAGGCATGTCAAGGCTGGTCAACCGGGAATTAGACGACGTAAGACCTGAGAAAACCCTGACGGTCCCCTTGAAATCTTCCTGGGGAAGAGACAATTACGGACACCGGACCACAAGAGACAGACAGAAAGGACACAAGAGATTATACCGGATCATCGATTTCAAAAGAAACAAGTTCGATATCCCCGCCAAAGTGGCGACCATTGAATATGATCCCAACAGAACGGCGAATATCGCCCTCCTGCATTACGCCGACGGGGAAAAGCGCTACATTCTGGCCCCCAAGGGTCTGAAGCAGGGCGACACGGTACTCTCCGGCACAAAAGCGGAAATCAAACCCGGAAACGCCCTCAAGATCAAAGATATGCCCGTGGGCGTACAGATCCACAATCTGGAGCTGCAGAAAGGCAAAGGCGGCCAGCTGGTAAGATCGGCGGGCGTCGCGGCCCGGCTTGTGGCCAAAGACGGGACCTACTGCCATGTGGAGCTTCCTTCGGGAGAGCTCAGGCTCATTCACGGCGAGTGCATGGCCACCATCGGCGAAGTCGGAAACTCGGAGCACAGCCTCGTGGAAATCGGAAAAGCCGGCCGGAACAGACATATGGGCAGACGTCCCCATGTCAGAGGCGCGGTCATGAATCCCGTGGATCATCCGCACGGCGGCGGCGAGGGCAAGAATCCCGTCGGGAGAAAATCCCCGCTGACCCCCTGGGGCAAACCGGCCCATGGCGTGAAGACCAGAGGCAAGAAGACAACTGACAAATTCATCGTCAGAAGAAAGAACGAGAAATAA
- the rpsS gene encoding 30S ribosomal protein S19: MARSLKKGPFCDHHLMKKVEDAVAAQNTKAVIKTWSRRSTIFPNFIGLTFGVYNGKKHIPVHVTEQMVGHKLGEFAPTRTYRGHGAAKDAKSDKKPQQAQ; the protein is encoded by the coding sequence ATGGCGAGATCATTAAAGAAAGGACCCTTCTGTGATCATCATCTCATGAAAAAAGTGGAAGACGCGGTCGCGGCCCAGAACACCAAGGCAGTGATCAAAACCTGGTCGAGACGCTCGACCATATTCCCCAATTTCATCGGGCTGACCTTCGGGGTATATAACGGAAAGAAGCATATTCCGGTGCATGTGACCGAGCAGATGGTCGGACATAAGCTGGGGGAATTCGCCCCGACGCGTACCTACAGAGGCCACGGAGCGGCAAAAGACGCCAAGAGCGACAAGAAACCGCAGCAGGCGCAGTAA
- the rpsC gene encoding 30S ribosomal protein S3 codes for MGQKVDPRVLRLGITRTWDSNWYADKKEYAKFFHEDIKIRECVKKDYYHAGISKIKTERTSPSSVVVIIYTAKAGIIIGRKGAEIDSLRVKLEQLTKKKVTVKVQEVKDFSKDALLVAEGIAASIEKRIAYKRAVNQAIMRAMKAGAKGIKVKVGGRLNGAEIAREEWSVEGSVPLHTLRADIDYAVTTAHTTYGALGIKVWVFNGEVLPAKVSDEADDAKAQKEGGKD; via the coding sequence GTGGGACAAAAAGTAGACCCTCGCGTACTGAGACTGGGCATCACAAGGACCTGGGACTCCAACTGGTACGCGGATAAAAAAGAATACGCGAAATTCTTTCATGAAGATATCAAAATCAGAGAATGCGTGAAAAAAGATTATTATCACGCGGGCATTTCCAAAATCAAGACCGAGCGGACATCCCCCTCGAGCGTCGTCGTGATCATTTACACGGCCAAGGCCGGGATCATCATCGGCAGAAAGGGCGCGGAGATCGACAGCCTCCGGGTAAAGCTCGAACAGCTGACGAAAAAGAAAGTGACCGTAAAGGTCCAGGAAGTCAAAGATTTCAGTAAAGACGCCCTTTTGGTCGCCGAAGGCATCGCCGCCTCCATCGAGAAGCGCATCGCCTACAAGAGAGCCGTGAACCAGGCCATTATGCGGGCCATGAAAGCGGGCGCCAAGGGAATCAAAGTCAAGGTCGGCGGAAGACTCAACGGCGCGGAAATCGCCCGTGAGGAATGGTCCGTGGAAGGCAGCGTGCCCCTCCATACCTTGAGAGCCGATATTGACTACGCGGTCACCACGGCCCACACAACCTACGGGGCCCTGGGGATCAAAGTCTGGGTGTTCAACGGCGAGGTACTTCCCGCCAAAGTCTCCGATGAAGCGGACGACGCGAAGGCCCAGAAAGAAGGAGGTAAGGATTGA
- the rplP gene encoding 50S ribosomal protein L16 codes for MLMPKRTKHRKMFRGRMTGKAQRGNTVTFGEFGLQALEPSWISNKQIEACRVVINRTFKREGKVYIRIFPDKPITARPAGVRMGKGKGNVEGWVCVVRPGRVMFEVSGVSEAVAVQAFRKASMKLPISCKVIKREAQPQAAQIAENGGEN; via the coding sequence ATGTTGATGCCGAAAAGAACAAAGCACAGAAAAATGTTCCGGGGCAGAATGACCGGCAAGGCCCAGCGGGGCAACACGGTCACATTCGGTGAATTCGGCCTGCAGGCGTTGGAACCCTCCTGGATCTCCAACAAACAGATCGAGGCCTGCCGTGTGGTGATCAACCGGACATTCAAGAGAGAAGGAAAAGTCTATATCCGGATATTCCCCGACAAACCCATTACCGCGAGACCCGCCGGGGTCCGGATGGGAAAGGGAAAAGGAAACGTCGAAGGCTGGGTATGCGTAGTACGGCCCGGCAGAGTGATGTTTGAAGTATCCGGCGTCAGCGAGGCCGTGGCCGTGCAGGCGTTCCGGAAAGCTTCCATGAAACTCCCGATCAGCTGCAAAGTGATCAAACGGGAGGCGCAGCCGCAGGCGGCGCAAATCGCAGAAAATGGTGGTGAGAACTGA
- the rpmC gene encoding 50S ribosomal protein L29, whose translation MRASEVREKTTEDLVVKSKELKEELFNLKFQLSLGQLTNTAKIRQIRREIARINTVLGER comes from the coding sequence ATGAGAGCCAGCGAAGTCAGAGAAAAAACAACGGAAGACTTGGTCGTAAAAAGCAAAGAATTGAAAGAGGAATTGTTCAACTTGAAGTTCCAGCTTTCATTGGGTCAACTGACAAATACAGCGAAAATCAGACAGATCCGCAGAGAAATCGCCAGAATCAACACGGTTCTGGGGGAAAGATGA
- the rpsQ gene encoding 30S ribosomal protein S17, producing MRNDRKVREGVVVSDKMEKTIVVSIETMILHPIYKKRVKKTTKFKAHDENNTAKPGDKVRIMETRPLSKDKRWRLVEILEKAK from the coding sequence TTGAGAAACGATAGAAAAGTCAGAGAAGGCGTCGTAGTTTCGGACAAAATGGAAAAGACCATCGTAGTTTCCATCGAAACCATGATTTTGCACCCGATCTACAAAAAAAGAGTCAAAAAGACAACGAAATTCAAGGCCCACGACGAGAACAACACGGCCAAACCCGGCGACAAGGTCCGGATCATGGAAACCCGCCCCCTGAGCAAGGACAAAAGATGGCGGCTCGTGGAGATTCTGGAAAAGGCGAAATAA
- the rplN gene encoding 50S ribosomal protein L14 has protein sequence MVQQQTILNVADNSGAKKMMIIRVLGGSKKRFGKISDIVIASVKEAIPGGNVKKGEIVRAVIVRTRKELRRDDGSYIKFDDNAGVIINPNNEPRATRIFGPVARELRGKNFTKILSLAPEVI, from the coding sequence ATGGTACAACAGCAGACGATTCTCAATGTTGCCGACAACTCCGGGGCAAAAAAGATGATGATCATCCGCGTACTGGGCGGATCGAAGAAGCGCTTTGGAAAGATCAGCGACATCGTCATCGCAAGCGTGAAGGAAGCCATCCCCGGCGGAAACGTGAAAAAGGGAGAAATCGTGAGGGCGGTCATCGTCCGGACCCGGAAGGAACTGAGAAGGGACGACGGATCGTATATCAAATTTGACGATAACGCGGGGGTAATCATCAACCCCAACAACGAACCGAGGGCGACAAGAATCTTCGGGCCCGTGGCGAGAGAACTGAGAGGAAAGAACTTTACGAAGATCCTGTCCCTCGCGCCGGAAGTTATTTAA
- the rplX gene encoding 50S ribosomal protein L24, whose product MAKPKIKFVPDSLHVKKGDTVMVIIGRSKDEIENPGDKGKIGKVLKVFPKRGKIVVENVNVVKKHMKPTAANQKGGIVEREAPIFSSKVMLYDEHVGKPTRVGYKTVEGKRVRYSKKSGEIL is encoded by the coding sequence ATGGCAAAGCCCAAGATAAAATTCGTACCGGATTCCCTGCATGTGAAGAAGGGCGATACCGTCATGGTCATCATCGGCCGCTCCAAAGACGAGATCGAAAATCCCGGCGATAAAGGAAAAATCGGAAAAGTATTGAAGGTATTCCCCAAGAGAGGGAAGATCGTAGTGGAAAACGTCAATGTGGTCAAAAAGCACATGAAGCCCACGGCCGCAAATCAGAAGGGCGGTATCGTGGAACGCGAGGCTCCTATATTTTCCTCCAAGGTCATGCTCTACGACGAGCACGTGGGAAAACCCACCCGCGTCGGCTACAAAACGGTGGAGGGAAAGAGAGTAAGATACTCTAAAAAATCGGGAGAAATCTTATAG